One genomic segment of Dysosmobacter sp. Marseille-Q4140 includes these proteins:
- a CDS encoding 2-oxo acid dehydrogenase subunit E2 — MAYEVLMPQLGLTMEEGTVSKWLKQEGEAVKAGEAILEITTDKLTNEVLSEHDGVLLKIVAQEGEDIPVKGLLAYIGQSGEAVGGAAPDAAPAAPAAAPAAAAPAAPAPAAAPNGARIRISPLARKTAAKLGVDYTALRGTGPSGRIVQRDILAAAQAQKETAAAPVPAPAPAPASAGLELMEGDTVTKLTGMRKVVAERMSRSHSEIPSVTQTTKVDVTELMRFRKLLQQESGTKYSVNDLILKAVAKVLRQHPEILVSYDGGQMIQRAHVNLGMAVALDAGLIVPVIRDADRLSLDALSAAARDLAERAKNNHLTADEYKGSTFTVSNLGMFGVESFTPIINQPDAGILGVCAVEDELVMDDEGTISKHQVMRVSFTFDHRLIDGAVAAKFALDLRDLLQAPMRILL, encoded by the coding sequence ATGGCATATGAAGTGTTGATGCCCCAGCTGGGGCTGACCATGGAGGAGGGCACCGTCTCCAAGTGGCTCAAACAGGAGGGCGAGGCCGTGAAGGCCGGGGAGGCCATCCTGGAGATCACCACCGACAAGCTGACCAATGAGGTCCTCAGCGAGCACGACGGCGTCCTTTTGAAGATCGTGGCCCAGGAGGGGGAGGACATCCCCGTCAAGGGTCTGCTTGCTTACATCGGCCAGAGCGGCGAGGCCGTGGGCGGCGCCGCCCCGGATGCCGCACCCGCCGCACCCGCGGCTGCCCCTGCGGCTGCCGCGCCTGCCGCGCCCGCGCCTGCGGCCGCGCCCAACGGCGCCCGGATCCGCATCTCCCCCCTGGCCCGCAAGACTGCGGCCAAGCTGGGCGTGGACTACACGGCCCTCCGGGGCACCGGCCCCTCCGGCCGGATCGTCCAGCGGGATATCCTGGCCGCGGCCCAGGCCCAAAAGGAGACCGCTGCGGCCCCTGTGCCCGCGCCTGCGCCCGCCCCGGCGTCTGCTGGGCTGGAGCTGATGGAGGGCGACACCGTGACGAAGCTCACCGGCATGCGCAAGGTGGTGGCGGAGCGGATGTCCCGGTCCCACAGCGAGATCCCCTCCGTGACCCAGACCACCAAGGTGGACGTGACGGAGCTGATGCGGTTCCGCAAGCTCCTCCAGCAGGAGAGCGGCACCAAGTACTCCGTCAACGATCTGATCCTCAAGGCCGTTGCCAAGGTCCTGCGCCAGCACCCGGAGATCCTGGTCAGCTACGACGGCGGCCAGATGATCCAGCGGGCCCATGTGAATTTGGGCATGGCCGTGGCCCTGGACGCGGGGCTCATCGTCCCCGTGATCCGGGACGCCGACCGGCTGAGCCTGGACGCCCTGTCCGCCGCCGCCCGGGACCTGGCGGAGCGGGCCAAGAACAACCATCTCACGGCGGACGAGTACAAGGGCTCCACCTTCACCGTCTCCAACCTGGGTATGTTCGGCGTGGAGAGCTTCACGCCCATCATCAACCAGCCGGACGCCGGGATCCTGGGCGTGTGCGCCGTGGAGGACGAGCTGGTCATGGACGACGAGGGGACCATCTCCAAGCACCAGGTCATGCGGGTGTCCTTCACCTTTGA